Part of the Drosophila santomea strain STO CAGO 1482 chromosome 2L, Prin_Dsan_1.1, whole genome shotgun sequence genome is shown below.
CGTACTTGGTCTTAATGGCATGCTTGCGAAAGTGACTGCCGCCCTTGGACATCAATGTCTTCTCACCAGCAGCCGCCTTGTCGATGCGGTGCTCCAGGACGCGTTCCTGCGCCTTCATGGCGCGCACCTGCTGGTACTGCTTCTGCCGCTGAAAGGGAGTGCCCACTCCAATGCCCTCGTTGGACAGATACTGTCGGTGCTGCGGGGCCGTATGCTTGATGTCAAACTCCAtggcctcctcctcgtcctcctggATGTTTCGCCGTCCTTTGGCAAATTTCTCCTGCAGCACACGGAAGGCCTCGTCCACCTGCTGGAAGCGTTCGGCACTTGCTTCCTCCGTTCCCGAATCGGGATGCACCCGCTTCACCAGGTCCAAGTAGGCGTGGCGCACCGTATTCTGATCGGCTGTTTCGTGAACGCCCAGGATGCGAAAGCATTCCTATTGATAGAAAGTGCAATATTGCATAATTGTTGCTAATGGAATCTTGAGACATTTTTCACTCACCATATAAACCTCCTTGCGTTTAAGATGCAGTAATCGACCAAATCTGATTGCTACGGATCCTTTCGACAGATTCCCGGCCAgccacatttttaaaacacttttttgAGTTATTTTCTTAACAATTTTCGAGCTCTGCCGTCTGACGTTAAAGGAAATTCTACTACtgaaaacatttgtttatgttttcccTGCGATCAGCTGTTggtatttgttttgttttcaaagtTCTAGTATAAAAATACTGCTAACATAGCTAGTATTTTTGCCGTTATGGTCACGCCAGGGATGGATAAAACTGTAAAATTATTCGAAATAAGCCAAAcgttatttttatacccgttactcgtagagtaaaagggtatactagattcgttgaaaagtatgtaacaggcagaaggaagtgtttccgaccatataaagtatatatattcttgatcaggatcagtagccgagtcgatttggccatgtccgtctgtccgtacgtctgtccgtctgtccgtccgtatgaacgtcgagatctcaggaactacaaaagctagaaagttgagattaagcatacagactccagagagatagaagcagcgcaagtttgtcgattcatgttgccacgcccactctaacgcccacaaagcgcccaaaactgccacgcccacacttttgaaaaatgtttttaaattttgtatacccgttactcgtagagtaaaagggtatactagattcgttgaaaagtatgtaacaggcagaaggaagcgtttccgaccatataaagtatatatattcttgatcaggatcaatagtcgagtcgatctggccatgtccgtctgtccgtccgtctgtctgtccgtctgtccgtctgtccgtctgtctgtctgtccgtccgtatgaacgctgagatctcaggaactacaaaagctagaaagtttagattgggcatacagactccagagacatagacgcagcgcaagtttgtcgattcatgttgccacgcccactctaacgcccacaaaccgcccaatactgccacgcccacacttttgaaaaatgttttgatattttttcatttttgtattggtcttgtaaatttctatcaatttgccaaaaaccgttttgccacgcccactctaacgcccacaaaccgcccaaagctgccacgcccacacttttgaaaaatgtttagatattttttcatttttgtattagtcgtctaaatttctatcgatttgccaaaaaactttttgccacgcccactctaacgcccacaaacctgcacttctactagctgagtaacgggtatcagatagtcggggaactcgactatagcgttctctcttgtttatttttgtattagtcttgtaattttctagcgatttgccaaaaaactttttgccacgcccactctaacgccctcaaaacgccaaaagctgctacgcccacacttttgaaaaatgttttgatattttttcatttttatattggtcttgtaaatttctatcgatttgccaaaaaactttctgccacgcccactataacgccttcaaaccgccaaaaattgtgtttaagactctccttctcccttccactagctgagtaacgggtatcagatagtcggggaactcgactatagcgttctctcttgtttttacattgaaatattagaaaaattcatttttctACGAACGATCTACGATTTTCTACGAAAGGAATCAAGTTTAAgataaattttttataattttgtacTATTACCTaacaaagtattttaaaaaaacttgatgaataataattttaatcaaatttcagaaataaaataacttGGCTAAtaatggccgcacagctaaaataaagactgttttaagctgctaataaacaaagctaactatgtctacccatactttttcgattttcgaaaaaaaaaaatttgacaaatttttgcatttttgataaggggtaccatcatcaaaatttgcgaaaaatggcaaaaaattacactttccttttttgagcacatgtggataggaaattttgttacgaattcaacgaggtatggtATTCCACTTTcggacaactatttttactgctatcgtaaaaaaacggattatttttatgaaaaaaattgaaaaacattttttttttaatcggatattttcaatcggcgtttttgccataaaatttcaaaataatttcttataatttttattattacctAAAACAGttttagaaaaattaaattaaatgcaattggGAGAGCGAAGGATGATGAAATATTGACCACGCTAGAATAcgattttttatttgtttaagtttTACGTGTTTGTTCTAAATGAAAGTCTAACCCAAATCCACTAAGGAAATTTCCACACTTGTTGCAGTTAAAGCCTGGCGATGACCAAATCTGCTGGCGAGCAAAACTCATCTGCAATTCAAACTAATAATTCATGCTCTACATAGACTGGAAACTCGCGTTTCTTCTAGGTAATTGTGTCATAATTGagaattatttaattgcgTGAGCCACACTTAAAAAGTCTTGAAATTAAACTGAAGTCGGTGAAGATGCTTCATAAAAAATGAGATCCGTCTCAAGCATTTACACTTATAATTACCATGcatgtatttaaaaaatatgcatttattgCTAAAAACTTGTTTGCCTTTGAGCTCGTTGCTCTAATTATGATTCAATTGATCGGTTGCACTGGATACCCTGTACCGATTTTGGTTACCGGTCCGGGCAGTTGTTTGCGTTGAGTTTTCTTTCCTAGCATCCCGTTTGGCCTGTTTGGATTGGCACATTAGCATATATACGAAGAGGATGTGCACAGGCTTGCTCCAAATACATTTGGCCTACCATGTAGAATTAATGTTGCATTAATCATCATCCGAGATATCGGGCGCATATAGATCAAATAGTTCCAGAAACTGGGCCAACTTCTTGCCCAAAAAGCCGCCCAACATAATGCCGGGTATAATAACGATCAAAGCACCGATGTACTTGTACTTATTGTTGTCCTTGGGAATTTTATTTAGTTCCTTAAAACCCTTGAAGTTGTCACCACCAAGTGgcatatttatgtttttatatggGCACTAGATTTTAGTGTCTGCTTGTGTATTTTTCTGATGGAAATGTCAAGACTTTCTCCTGCCAAATTAGGACAGGCACGCCCCAGAACCTAAACTCGGACCCAAAACCCTCATCTGAATATTTGAGTGTGCGCCCTATTTGGAACTTCCGTTCTGCTGGCTCAACTGACTGGTTTTGTCCACCGTCTGATGGTCCCTCTTCAATTGGCTTGCAATTGTCTACACTTCCGTCTAAGGAAGGGTATTGcctttaattttaatttttgaccTGCAGCAGTGATGTGTGTTCGTTTGCTGATAAGCGGAGCGTGGAAATGTTGGTGTAATTTGGaaacaatttttgattttaaaaggGAACTGTAAAACTAAACATGTTTTAAACGTAATTAGAGAGCTCACTTGTTTTCATATTCATTTTATCTAGTGTTTCAGCATTTTGAAATAAACATTCCCTTTTCTACTTCCCAAGAAGCCGAAACTAATTGTTAGTTGCACCAAAATACTCATGACTTGTTTTTTGAGAAGGAAGTAAAATTGTACTTGAAGATGGATAGATGCGCGTCTATGATCGCTTGTACCctataattaaattgttttattccGGTGGATGTGTAAATTGCATCGATTTATCTGCTTTATTTTCCTACAAGAAGCtgtgaattatttattatcatGCTCTTTTCATCTGtttatatgcatttatttataatttgagAAGAAAGGAAGTGGAAAGTTGAATAAATCATTGTGGTTGATTGGATAATAAGCGAATGATAAACTGACATCAATGAAATCTATTAATATGCttttactttacttatttAAACTAGCTCAAAACCCATTTGTTACCATTTAGTTCAGTTTTCgtaaacatttaataatatttactaaatttaactttgccatttaattttattttaatagttacataGTGTTGTTTTCTTACTAAGCCCCTTCTATTTGCCTCTTGGTACTCTTCACCCACGCAGAGTTAAAGTGTTCCTTAAAAGAAATCCTTCGGTTTGGGGAAAACCCACCATTGCTGTGCGCAATTCCATAGAATGGCTATGAAACAAGTGCCAAATACCTTTTATGTATGAATGTGACGCAAGGTTACATAAATgagcaaaatgaaaaaggaaGATGTACTAATGGCTTACGATACTATGAATGAATATTCTCACTTTCGAAACTATACAGAAAAAAGAGAATAATTGTCGAGAGGATTTTTAAGAATTTTGTTAAAGAGGGTACGAAGATAAGAATTGAATTCTTAAAGTACCTCCAATACCCATATATATATGACTATTTATTGAAGAAGTTTTTTTCGTTGGTCATTAGTAGATTCCATTTCCGTTTTAGCATTTCGCACGTTTGGCACAGTTTATGACTTTCTAAGGGTTATGgtgattaaaaaaaataatgagaCAAGAAAGAGCAGTGGGTAACCAAACAGCAGCAAGAGGCAGCAAGAAGTGCCAAAGGATTCTAAGGGCCAAGTGTAGCAATCCCACTTTTATGGTCATAGATGCTTTGTTGGCGAACCCTTTTAGCAAGTTCGTTGCTTCAGTCTTTCGTTTGGCCACCGCTTCCGCTGCTTGCGAATGTTTGAAAACAGTAAGCAACCCAAAATCAGAGGAGGGTAAAACCCACCTTCGACTTCACATGTCCTGGGCAATTAAATGAAGTTTCCCAAGAAACAAGGACGCCGCAGCTAATCCTGTCTAGGCGATGTAGCCCACgcatttggccaacagctCGTAGGTAGCGATTCAGCGGCGAATTCGCAGTGCCGGTTGAGATTGCCGAGCCGTCTTTTTGGCCGAATTCAACGGCGGCGAGTAACGACGATCGGTATGCCGGTTGTTTTTCACCGACTTGTGTGAAAAAACCTAAGAAATCGGAAGCTTTCGGGGCTTCAGTATGCCTTCGACTGTGGCGCGTTGTGGACGTTAAGAGGCTGCGGCGAACTCGAACTCTAGACAAGTGTATGTATCGATTCGACTGGGTATTTTTGTGAGTGAGTGAGGcagtgagtgagtgtgagCGAACGAAAGCCGTTAAGAAGTCTGTGGAGAGAAGGCTAGATATATGTGCATGTCTATATAGTGAGCCATAGGAAAATCTGTAAAACGGGCACGTTGagctgttttattttcctcGGCTCACAGTCTTACGTTTCTACCTATTGCCGATCGCCTTTACCTCTCTACCTTCTTTTCTGCTTTCTGGCCCGCTCTTCGCCTGTTTCTTACCATTTTTTGCTGTCGTGTCTTGTGGTCTTtgggcgagtgtgtgtgcgtggacTGAAACTTCAGGTGCAGACCGCGTTGATTTGCTGAACAAGTTTCAGTCTGAGTTTGGCCTTCGTGTGGTACAGTACATGGTACAGTAAACGCTCCCCGGATCTTAAGCAGATCTCTTTGTGTCCTATAACAATAAGTGCTTGTGCAGTCTGTGAATGTATTTGCCTCGAAACTGGATTTTATTCGATTGTTTTGCCCCATCAAAGTGTTTGATTTTGTGCCTGTGTTCGTCGTCGTACGCTGGCTGGCGAAAAAGGATTCCTGTGCATTTGTGCATTTTAATGGAGGCGCGTGCTTGGATCGTGTGTGCTCTATGAGGAAACTGACCATTAAATGCgagcagcaaaaaacaaaaagaggaattttaaattgaaaaaaaaagtgcaatagattaaatgcaatgcaaagGACAAAACTACGAAATCAgtgaatatataaataacattAAATGCAAGCGTGGAAGAGATGCGACAAGTTAATGCAAGAATTTCTTTAGcaattttataaaatcaagGATCGGAAGTCTGGAGTAGTCCGCTATAATGGTTTTATGTTGTTTTTAACCGACCAAGTCGGTTGAACTTCTGGTATAATTTGTTCTCCCTGTTTTCTTTGTGAGCCGTTCGGTTTTTACCAGTCCATTAACTTGTCTGTGCCTTTTGCACTTTACTTTGCCAACTGACATTAGACCACTTGTGTGAGTAACTAGTCCATCCATCGGGAGTAACACACTCTGGTACTCACTTCACATGCCAGCTGCGCATTTACGCTCCCATTAACCGGGTAGAAATAACAAACTTACGGGAAAAGAAGCCACAACTGCTACCAGCAACTGGCCAACAAGTGTTTTGCGCAAACAACCACAAaaactaaatacaaaaataatttaagcaATGTCTACAAAATGCAGTCTTGGGGTTAAAGTGGAACCAACAACATTATTCACTTTCAAAAAGTTCGTgtcctaagtcttttgtttggttttccaATCTCAATAGGAATACTTCTTTGGACTATCCTCACCAGATTTTCACCtaattaacataaatatttcttcGAACACTTTGGTGAGCTCAATCCCAAAATGTTCCCAACACATTTCGAAGACGTGCTGCGACTTCAGACGAGAATTCTTGGACCAACTTGTTTCGGATCTCTACCACGGCATGCATAATTAAACAGACCCATCCCCATTAGACAAACTATAGATAGTCAGGCTAGCCAGAACCGAtcataaattacatttatgtGACGCGTTTTCGTTTAGCTCAGCTTTTATTTAGAAAACTTTTAATCAACTTAAATATCTCCCAGCAGTGCAACACTGGCCTTGTacatttaaaagtttaaattaataaaaagaaaaccgcACCAAAaagtggccataaaaaaaCTGATACCGCCGTTGTCGGGAAAGGGAAAGAAGCCGTCGTTATTGTCGCTTTTGTTGACCTCAAGGATAACCAGCTGACATGCCACATAAATTGGAATACTAGCATTCGCGAACGATACGAATCGAACGTATATAGTGGTTATATATAGCTACAGCTGCATATATATAAGAGGTGAGTTGCATATTGAAATGGCGGCGAATGAGCCGGAAAAGAGTGGCCAAGTAAAAGTGTGAAGTGGAAATGTAGGTTTGAGGTTATACGTAGTATCAGAGGCAATACTTAGCATTAACTCTACAGATGACGTTATATTCTTCTGATTTTAAGCTGACATCATTGCATTCCATTACTATAAAATACCTCATAACTATCAATCAAtgaataatgaaataaaacctAGTCTCAAGACACGCCTTTTTTCGGCTTCAGTCATAGCGCAAAAATTCGCTTTTTATGCATATGTCTACAGGCAAATTAATGCATAAACAATGCCGTGCTTTCATTTTATCCAACGATTTGCAATTAAACTTCGCTTTAATtgtgtttaaataattgattGATTCCATTGATTGAGCAAGCAATTGATGTATCGAGAGTGGTTATGCTCTGTGCCATATAAAGACTCCAATATATGTAGATTCCCACTTACCCACAAAAAGTAGCACACCCCAACAACAATAAGAACAATTTCTGTTGCTTTCTATTAAACAAAACCCTAAAAAGCTTCGATTGTCTGTCGGCCGTGTCTGACTCGCCTTTGTTGTCACATTCATTCAATAAAGGCCAAGTCGGCTTCCCCATACCCGCTACCCGCCGTACCCCCAAAAAACTCCATCGAGAAGTCGAAAAAGCGAGAGCTACCCAAACAGTTAACCTCAATTTCAAGACGCACTCTGctcgccgttgttgttgcttaaTAACAGAAtaacagaaaccgaaacaaacCATAGAAGTAGTAGAAAATTTCACTCGGCCCAAAGTGAAAAGCAGAACAAATGACGTACGAGTCCAGCGCAAAAAGCCCTCATCACACTTGTAAACAAGCCACAAAAATTCGGTGTTTGCTTTTAAATCGTggctcatttttttttggcacagCTATTtggcaaatataaataaactgGTTGCTTTATGGAAATTTGTGCCATGATTAGGGATTCTTTTCGGAGATGAGTTCTACATAAGTCGTTTGCATAGCTTGGCAAAAAGTATCGAAACAAGTAAAACTTGTTTTAGCGCGTGCTTTATGGCTTAAGTCGCTATGGCTTAGTCATAATTTGTATATTGGTATTTGGCTCACAGCATCCAAACGGAAGTTGTGGCTAAAATGTGTGTTAAGAGTTTAATAGGGATTGCGAGGTACAGAAGTGAATGCAGGTttgttgcctaagtcttttgatTTGTGTGGGCTTCGCTGGAAAACTCTTTGCAAAATCGTGCATGGAGTTggaaagtttttattttgtgactatgaatttctaaaaaaaaaccttgcttatgaaaataaaagtaaattaagAAAAACCTCTGTATTACAATTGCCCTAGCTAACAAAGGCTTCGGTTTCACTTGGATGATCTAATCCAGCATTTCGCAGGAAACGCCACAAAGTCATCTATTATTTGGGCTATGACGAGTAAAGCATTAGATTCTTCGACCTTTTCTCGAAGGTCGATAATTGGCAGCTGATGCCAATGTATCGGCAGGTagatacacacaaacacaccctAAAAAACGAAGAATAACAAAAGGTTACGTCCAGAATTTAATTCACAGCAATCACAGGTAAACCCCCA
Proteins encoded:
- the LOC120457191 gene encoding essential MCU regulator, mitochondrial → MPLGGDNFKGFKELNKIPKDNNKYKYIGALIVIIPGIMLGGFLGKKLAQFLELFDLYAPDISDDD